From the genome of Candidatus Nitrosocosmicus oleophilus, one region includes:
- a CDS encoding P-II family nitrogen regulator, with translation MKGLIIYVKENNFNAVKQVLFDNQVDAITYFDVMGQGHLEREAKERIVQGYKTGEKYTPEFVRRTRVETIVIDDSKASAIVEALKAHADIHGRVFVYDVPDSQTL, from the coding sequence ATGAAAGGATTGATTATTTATGTTAAGGAGAATAATTTTAATGCAGTTAAACAAGTCCTATTCGACAACCAAGTAGATGCTATTACATACTTTGATGTTATGGGACAGGGCCACCTTGAAAGGGAAGCTAAAGAAAGGATTGTACAGGGCTATAAAACTGGAGAAAAATATACACCTGAATTTGTCCGTCGTACACGAGTCGAAACTATCGTAATAGATGATTCAAAAGCTAGCGCAATTGTAGAAGCACTAAAGGCACATGCAGATATACATGGTAGAGTCTTTGTTTATGATGTACCTGATTCACAGACCTTGTAG
- a CDS encoding RDD family protein, with translation MGDNKSDKKYSREIVLAKWEDRFVAWLIDFVIISIIIGILFFIFSADYSFPFWGISIDGDDGVGIRQPYEYIIASSIFFLYWVILEFLTGETIGKRVVHIKTTNLYGGRPSIINIAIEVFGKSFLLPVDIILGLIFSSKRRQRIFSKVGGTIVMKLRRTDEDEDDSIKYIKDY, from the coding sequence ATGGGTGATAACAAATCTGACAAGAAATATTCACGCGAAATCGTTTTAGCAAAATGGGAGGATAGATTTGTAGCTTGGCTCATTGACTTTGTCATAATATCAATAATAATAGGAATCCTGTTTTTCATCTTTTCAGCTGACTACTCTTTTCCATTTTGGGGAATTTCTATCGACGGTGACGATGGAGTGGGTATCAGACAACCATATGAGTACATTATAGCTAGCTCCATTTTTTTTCTTTATTGGGTAATTCTAGAATTTTTAACTGGAGAGACTATTGGAAAAAGGGTTGTTCACATTAAGACTACAAATTTGTACGGCGGCAGACCAAGTATCATAAATATAGCCATCGAGGTCTTCGGAAAATCTTTCCTATTGCCAGTTGATATCATATTGGGACTTATTTTTTCTAGTAAGAGGAGACAAAGAATTTTCAGTAAAGTAGGTGGGACTATTGTGATGAAGCTTAGGAGAACAGATGAAGATGAGGATGACAGTATAAAATATATCAAAGACTATTAA